The DNA window agatagcttcaagcgccttgacccactcgacagcaactagaggatcggtgctacctgcgaattccggtgaatccatcctcttgaaagcagaaaagacggcatcagtgccaacagcctgagcaacctgacctctcacttggcctctaccctgtccagtTCCTTGCATACGaagcaactgttgaatctgatcgctatgcaccttagcctgctccttaagcaacttgccgaactcgtcgacaactctcgaggaagaactatcctcaccctctgccgccttacgcttaggaggcatactctacaattgctcacaagacaccaatcaatatatataacaatggatagatgcaagaaaacatacccggacagttgaaagtagacgaagtcatatgcattggtccgaagaacaccgctctgataccactaaatgtgacaccctgacctgttacaattaaaatacagcggaatttaaaattttctttcaaacggaaggagtttcaaaatacattttataaaagtgtttacaaaataacaacatgatcattccaatgacataacaaaatacaaaatatcattagtgtgatcatgttacaaaatggtacaaaataatcatccttccaatcttcgtatgcatatgacccccatccacagtcaacgtcccggtccgtcgctcttatctgcatcacatgaaaataactgaaatgagaataaatctcagcaagtggaactcttacatagcaatgatacatagtatactctgtaaaacatggcttttaaatcataaataccatcgactctgaaacatgaataacgtagcaataactgtagcaatagcaatagcaatagatagcaaaacgatggtatttctcttttctgtggttggattgatatcaatagtatctgtgactatggttgccaatatcccatcgatataaatcgataactgtgaggggataaaagcctatggtcgatgatcatctaattgcatgcaatgctctgactatgattaatcaatccaataaaacatttgaattctcaataacatttaaagccgtcgtttcgcaatctcataatatcacttgtattccctttttaacaatagtgagacatcaatgcctccaatagataatcaatgaaatcaatacataacaatggatcaatggaagggaataacactttgaaacctttaaaacacaatacatataatatcatgtgagcacaagggatgaaattccacttacaaaccaatagaacacctccaactatactcttggtacaccacctacaacaataatccataaataacaccaatatcaagactaaattcaagagtccatgctaaataatccatagaaccatcaaaacatcaaatccaaaataacccttaactcgaaacctcattagaatcgcaccaaaaacttacctaagcttccttataccacggagaacgatgatctcaagtcggaaatccaaataactccaagaaacaaagataggaagcaaaagaaatggatgaaaacccttaagAATTGAGAGAATATCGAgaatggaaggaagaagataaggtaggtatgaagtcaactcaatcaaaaaggtactaaataactcgcccatacttacaccgcgggtgcggtcacacaagcaccgcgggtgcgccatgctcacggcattccaaaataaatcccatgcacgatcaccgcgggtgcggtgctacaaataccgcgggtgcggtctcaccgcgggtgcggtccttgcactgccgcgggtgcggtgatgccacggccctccaaatccaaaatcatgaatagtacaccgcgggggcactcatctaagagcgcgggtgcactctactcacggcaatgaacagtaacaaaacaactaaaatcgattcgaaacgctgaaacgaacaatcaacaccaactaacacctcaaataaataataaccaataatactatagcccaaaacacaactataatcatctaatcacataacccaattaacacaataaagcttaaaccgtaccgtacaccgggctcggctattacaagaTTCATGGACATACCAATACGAAGGAAGGAATACAACACAAACTGAAGTACACAGTGATATGGACATACCAATACGATGATCAGTGATATGTTTGTAGAACCATGAACAAAGTACACACTCAAATCAAGTGAATGTCAGCACACAACAGCAAAATGAACGCCCCCTTAAACATTATGTTTACACAAAATATGTAATTCAGACATTGAAGAAAATAAGAAAATGTGTACCAAAAATACTTACGTGCACACAGTAACAGACAAGGAAAATTCAGAATCACATGTCATCTTTTACTCCTCCGTAAGTTCCATTTGCTCCAACATCAGAGCTATCTCTTGGGAGTTCTTCTCCATTCTCTTCGCAAGATTGCGATTTTCACGAGTTAACTCTGATATAGCTTTGAGTAAATCACCTACTTTGTTACAAGTCTTACTCTCATTGTCACCACTATGATTGGGGTTACAAGGGGAGAAATTAGGATGCGAGCATGAACTTTGAACAAGCTTTGTTCTCAAATAACTAGCAAATGCTTCCTCAGCCTCTTTCCTACTCTCGTACCCTTTGAAACAAGCACCAGGAAATCTATAAACTTCAGCGTTTGCTTCAGACCACTTGTCATACACACCAGATTTTcttccaacaaaaacaacgtAGGTTTTAGGCTGCATTCAAAGATGTTTCGGCACAAAGCCGAGAACAGTTAATATATCAGTCAACAAAAAATACACACACAAAACCACAGACTGTTAATCATAACAATTAATGGAATCCAACCAAGGCGGTCGATTGGTTACAAGGTCAGAGTAACGAACCAAAAATAATAGAGAAACAAGACGGAAAACAtacaagaaaataaataaaaactgtCAACAGCGAAtccaaagacgtaaaacatatGTACTAAAGAATCTCCAACAAAAGAGAATTAGACGACATCACCATCTCGTCGATTAAATATGGTTTACAAGTAGCAGTTATTCTTGACGGACGTGAGTTCGAATACAGACCAAGACGTTCAGAACTTTGGAATCGCCGACgcagtaaaaaaaataatacgaTTCACAGCAACGAGTCCGTTCGACAACAAAAGATAACCCAAAATCGTATGAGACCTGTAATTGATGGAAGGTAAATTAAATGGAAGTATACACAAAAAATTTGTAAAACTTACTATGCAAGATATTCACCAATTCTGTGGTCCTCACTACACCCAATTTTGCGAGGCAACGATGACCAAATCAGAAATCGGTATGAGATTCCCACAGCAACGGAGGAGGTTAGGGTTGGGACCTGGGTTGACGAAGAAATTCTGGTGCCTCACAATTTTTACGATTTCCATTTATATTAAATTCAGTGAATATATATTGaaaagttaattatttaattatatgtaaaaaaaattacaaaattattttaattagaaCTGAGGGTATTTAGGTCATTACATTAAATTGTGAAGGCATAATCCTCCATTCAAAATTCACACCAAACACCATGTTATTTATCCGACCATATTATTAATCCATATCTTTCATTCTTTAATCCCTTTGATTACTAATCATTCACTTATATCATCACTCGTACCAGAATCttgattaataaattaatattcataatttattgttatttttaaatcacatatTAATATTCATAATTAAGCATGTGTTTCTCATACTTTTTTCTATAATACTAAGCATATTATGTAACTCAATTATTTTGGTTAATGGATTCCAACCTACTTCTAAAATCAATTCAACTTCTAAGTCTCACCCGaatatttatatgttaaaaaaacTCGATTATGTTATGCCTCATATTTTATATCTATGTACTCGATCCacgaaaaaatataatattaatcggATCGATTTGtctcattaatataaatttatgatattttattacaAAAGACTTACTCTATTtattaaaaacatatttttttaaaaaagaattaGTCAATTTCAAGGTTAGGCTAACTTTAACAAAATGATCTTTGGTTGATCATTTATATTGAAAGATCCTTTTTGagaaaaacaaaatcaaaactcaaaaataatattaaccAACATCATTTTTCGAACTCTCATTCTTTCGATATCCGTCCATGTTTGTTTTTTATACCCTCGGGATAGCCCGGGTTGTGCCCGAGTCATGGATGATTCTTGTGCCCGGGGCATGGACGACCCATGATACGGGATAGATGGCCAGAATCAGGACAAATCAGCAGGAAGGGTTAATCAGAAGCCGGGCAGGTGAATGCCCGGGACGTCTCCTCCCCGGGCCACCGGACGCCCGGGCTATCGTTCAAGCTTCCGGGAACTTTCTACTCGGCCACCTCGATATGAGCACTGCACTCGAGTATACTAGCAGAATAGGATGTTGGCGACTGTCCCATCTCTGACATCAGGCTGATGGGTTGACAAAATTAGGTGGGCTGGATGTGACTAGTGTgagatttgacatgtcagaatatagggtgtattcagccgtcctactataattagtaggtagcacggagaatgaggtcatcattacttctcctactataaataccaggttctctATTTACATTTACATTTCATTCATTCACACCAATATCACAATCATCACTTGGTTACATTGGTTTCTAGCTTGAGTCCATCACTGACtaaagcatcggagtggccatgCCGGAGACCCCTCCGGCGTCCATTCACGTGGTTATCTCCTTGAGTGCATGGCATCTTATTCGTCCAGGAAAGCAGCTTCTGGTTGGGATACACCTTGCTCAGTTTCCTTTATCATCTTGATAGCAGATCCGCTAGAGCATCCGACCCGGCTCTTCCATTTCTATAGCTCACAGATCCATCTACTGTGCTAATTTTCTTGAACAACATTATTGATAGCAGATCCGATGGAGTACCCGAACCTGCTCATCCATTTCATCAGGATCACTTCAGTTTTTATTCTTATAAACTTCATCCAAATAAGTATGTTAGGTTTTTTTCCCTCTCGAAAAAACAATTACTTTAACATTAATATAGATAAGTATGTTTTAATATTGATATACATGAATCAAGTAAAATAGGTACATATTTTATCATGTAAACTtaaaatattctatatttcaaTCATTAATTCTACTAATTTAACTTTATTAAACATCTTATGATACTGTCTCACAGATatttttttgtgagacgattcAATCATagctatatttataataataagtactacttttagtataaaaataaaattttttttacgGATGACCTAAACAagagatctgtttcacaaaattgatttaTGAGATAGTTTCACAAAAGTTTTTGTGATATAACTTTTATAGTAtataaaaatagttttttttttttgttgtactTTAAAATACATATATTAGACAgtgatttaattaaatttctaaaCAATATCAACGCGAAAAATAATTCAAGATAAATTTCGTGAAATTTGTtacataaacataaatttttaaataatttatgtatatctacattatattttattaaagttgaaCCTAATTTAGACAAACTAATGTCATCGTCCATTTTTTAAATACCTAAAATACTATTATTTTCTTATAACAATACACCAAACACTTcgttttttattcaaaaagatCATCTCAACCACGGATCTGTATTTTCTAgacaaaaatatgaaataataataatttaaatgttaaataaattaatttctgACGATATaaaatatgacaaaaacttgtgtgagacagtctcacaagtcgtatttgtgatacagatctcttatttgagtcacccatgaccaatattattttttatgctacggatattaatttttattgtaaatatgagtagggttgactcgtctaaccgattaggatccgtgagacaatctcacattAGACCTACTCATAAAATATAAGTACCACtagtttttataaataaataaaaaacgaagacttaaaaataataaatattaattactCGCTGCATTAGTATAAAAATCTTTCTTCAAAAGCAAACCCTGTCCAGTATCTCAATGCCGGTTTCTCTGTTGTAAGGCTCGAGTCTCGTATCAACTCAAATTTCGAGGTAATGTATGCGTAATACTTGTTGCTCAATTTGTTCTTCTGTTTCAGCTGAGTTTGATCTCTATTATGCCAGTGGTAGTGGTTGGATCGCTTAACTTTAATATGGAATTATATACCCAAGTCGTAGATGTTTCGAGTTTATTTCCTGATTTTGTAGTTGTGTTTGATTTTGTATGATTTgaatttcttgtttattttcttGCTTAGCCTTTTCGTGCGCAGCGTTAAACATATGAAGTTGTTTAATTGCAGAGAAAAGTAAATGGGTTTACGGATCCAATGTTAGTTTTAGGTTTTAGGTTTCATCGATGAGGTTCTAACTTACTGTTTAGTATACTGAAATTTAAGCATTTGTCTTCTTTGAGTTGCTTTTAATTTCTGCCTCAGCCTTAAAGTAACGTTGAGCTAGATCTCTATTGATGGAAACTGGGGGCAACTCACTTCCATCTGGACCTGATGGAGTGAAGCGAAAAGTGAGTTATTTCTACGACCCAGAGGTTGGAAATTACTATTACGGGCAAGGTCACCCAATGAAACCACACAGGATTCGGATGACGCATGCTCTTCTTGCCCACTATGGGTTACTGCATCAGATGCATGTTCTCAAGCCTAATCCTGCCAGAGAGAAAGATCTATGCAGATTCCATGCTGACGATTATGTCTCTTTTTTGAGGAACATTACCCCCGAAACACAGCAGGACCAGCTAAGACAGCTGAAGAAATTTAATGTCGGTGAGGACTGTCCTGTGTTTGATGGTCTCTACTCGTTTTGTCAAACTTATGCTGGTGGTTCCGTTGGTGGAGCTGTGAAGTTAAATCATGGGCACTGTGATATCGCTATAAATTGGGCTGGCGGATTACATCATGCAAAGAAATGTGAAGCTTCTGGTTTTTGCTATGTGAATGATATAGTATTGGCTATCTTGGAACTTCTCAAAGTGCACGAGGTTGGTTTCCTCTTCATATTCCTCCTTTCTTCCTGTTTAGTTAATAAGCTTATATAGTTGATGTAAAGTCGGAACTCACTGCATACGACGAGTAAGCTTTGTGTTCTCAAGCTCTTTTCAGGATTCCTTACTTTAATTCTGAGACTGAAACTTGTCTTTGCTGCTGGAACGGGTTAAACTTATTCTTAACCAGCCAACTTTAGTTTTTGCATGAatgacattttttttttaatttgcgAAGTTGATATAATTTGGTAAACGAAAACTTCAGACCTTCTGTCACAGGCATTGATATATCAATGCTTTCTATTCGTCAATTCTAGTCAGTCTACCAATTTCATTTCATTCTTCTTCCATGGTATGCCTTAACTACTTTGTTGCCGATGGAGTACGGAGTTCCAAAGGCCTTGCAGTCCTGTCTACTCAATCATAAACCCAATGAAATGGAACTTTTGTTTTGcaggagtttttttttttatgcacattgattttgatattgttATTTTTTGGCAGCGAGTTTTATATGTAGACATTGATATTCATCATGGTGATGGTGTTGAGGAAGCATTTTATACTACAGACAGGGTCATGACTGTTTCTTTTCACAAGTTCGGAGATTATTTTCCAGGAACGGGGGATATACGTGATGTTGGATTTGGGAAGGGGAAGTATTACTCTCTTAATGTTCCCCTAGATGATGGAATTGACGATGAAAGTTATCAATCTCTATTTAAACCAATAATGGGCAAGGTGATGGAATTGTTTAGGCCTGGTGCTGTGGTGTTGCAATGTGGTGCAGACTCGCTGTCTGGAGACCGGCTAGGCTGCTTTAATCTCTCAATTAAAGGTCACGCAGAGTGTGTCAAATTTATGAGAACCTTCAATGTGCCACTACTGTTGTTGGGTGGAGGCGGTTACACAATACGTAATGTTGCTCGATGCTGGTGTTATGAGGtaacattcttattattagtgATAATGGTTTGTCAATCAACACCCCATACTGTCAACTGTAAGTTCAAATTTATGCTTATCAAACCTGTGATGCGTTGATCAGGACTCGATCATTAAACATCATAACTTCCACAAGATCGAGATGTTTAATTCTTTTTAGTTGGGTATTTTCTATCTCACAGCTTCAAAACAAGGTCATAGTACTCAAATTCAACTTGTTTGTTGAAATAGTACTGTTTATATTAAAGCTACATACGTATAGAATCATGTTTTATATCGGTATGGGCTCTTTCAGTGATTTCACATCCTCACAGTTGAGGTTCAGATCCGGTCAGTTTGGTCTTCAACACAATCTGACGTGCTAAATAGTCATGGAATCTCATTTCAATGATtttgcaagaaattttctgtaGAATGTCGAGGAACAAGTTATCTTCTATTAAATAATGAGAAGTTTCCACTTATTAATTATCATATCTCAAAAGTCTCGATGTGTCTATAAGTGGATGAATTTATTGCGATTTGTGAATGAAACCCCATTCTCTGGCCCCCGATTGCATGGAAATTATTACACAGGGGAAAAGGCAAGGTCGAAATTGTAAAATCTTCCTGTCAGTTGTTTGCCAAAGGAAAAGGAAACCTGCATAATTTCAGATGTATGATCATGTTGATCCCATAGTTGGTAATGCAGCTCTTCTACAGTTGATTTACTTACCTTATTTCACAGACAGGAGTAGCACTTGGGGTCGAACTGGAGGACAAGATGCCACAACATGAATATTATGAATACTTTGGCCCAGATTATACTCTTCATGTTGCTCCAAGTAACATGGAAAATAAAAACTCTCGTCATTTACTGGAAGAGATTAGATCCAAGCTTCTGGATTATCTTTCCAAGCTTCAACATGCACCAAGTGTCCAGTTTCAGGAGCGACCACCTGATACTGAAATTCAAGAGGTTTGTTCTGCATCCGGGAGTCTAATTAATATTTCACTATACCTATATTATACGAACACACACAGACATATATATCCTAAATTTAGCTATTCTCTTGTGCTTGACATGCAGGTGGATGAAGACTATGATGTCGCGGAGGAAAGAGGTGAAACCGATTTTTACATGGATGTTGACGATGAATGGTAGTATTTTTTgcttcatgatttttttttttatcttttttgtTATTTATCACTGGGAACTTCAGCATTCTTTTTCGCACACAGTAAGCCTTTGCCTGGCAGAGTGAAGAGTGAATTTCTTGAAGCTGAAGCAAGACACACGGTACTCATTTCCTTTTCCTATCTATTTTATTTTCTGATGGAAATGTTAAGAGCTACACTAGTAAAAGAATTTAGTAATGTTTTATGCTTCTGTATTTGCATATCAGAAATTTTCATGCTCTGATTTTAAAGCtaccttattttcaaaattttcctcCATTTGAAAACTTTTCTCGTAGGCGGAATCATTCATCATCACATTGCTTGTGTCGAAATCATTATTCTCTCCACCTATTTAGTTTCTGGTATTTTTGCCTTAGTTAAGTTGAGTCAAACTGTGACTATGGAATGCCTACCATTTTTACGTTCAACACAGTGACTCAATGAGCAGATGCACAATTTTTTTTGCCTATTCATTGGTGTAATGCACGAATATTGCATTTGTAGTATAAACATTTTGCACCAAAATTAATTTGTTATGTGTTTGCTTGTAGTGCAATTGGCCTAAAATACAAGATTTTACTAATTAACCTTCCCCGAGCTACTTACCCTTCTTTTTATTGTTTCCATTCGATGACAAATCGTTAAAATTCTCTTTTGTGCCCGTTATATTATCTGTATTTTAGCAGAACCTTTTCCTGTTAAGatgtaaaaataattataataaatttacaggGAACATAGTAGTAAAAAAGTTTAGAACTTTTTCCAGCTGATCCATATAGTTGTTCCATTTTTGCTCTTTTCAGGGAGACATTAGAGAAGGCGAGTGTAATGGTGAAGTGGACCTTAATCCTCTGAAACCCATTGCTTAGGCTTACGATCATGAGTAAGTCTACTATgtaaacatttgaatttaaaaaaaatatcagggTAAAAACTTAGTTTTTATTTCTAATTCAAACTATGATTTTCTTGGTAATTGTGAACTTTTATCACTTGTAAATTAAGCAAATCTATGCGAGACAGCGAGAATTTGTGGTTGGGAAATTTGTTGAGTTCTCTTCTAGCTATATCTGGTACTTTGTTTCACTTCTCCTTTTCCCGACTTATAATCGCAATGGCAATGAGAAAAAACTTTGCATGtcataaataattatgtatataaaTGGCAGGAACACCAGAATGTGTTCTGTTGCACAAATTATGCATCAAGTTGATAATATCCTAGCACTCGGAAAGCAGCCCTCTCTTTGCTAGCTCCTTTCGGTTTCATGGTACTGGAAAGAATCGATTACAGGCCTTTTGTGTTGGATATATCATGTAATATAGTTTTTGTTCCCCCTGTAGTTGAAAAGAGATACCTGACCtggttttttatttgttttacgATCTGTCTCTTTGGGATCAGGTTTACTGTAATACGCGTGCTGAACAGCATCAGTCGTTTATATCGCGCTTCCCGTCGGGAGCCCGAATTTTTTTCTACTAAATTCAACATTAAAGTTCAAAATTTTGTCTGAACGAGGCAGGGATATGTCCCTGGTTGCGAGATTATTTCAGTTCCATCTTGATCCATAATTATAAAAATGCAAATTTCACCACAAAatgatattattaattaagcctGTGGGTATTTAATAATTTGATAATGTGTGAACCTCTGTGGAGTGTGGACACATGAAGACGTTCAAGTCTCAAGCGAGTTTTTTAACAGAACATGTACACATGTATTATGTATCCATAAATTTGATTGACACATTTAATTGATCAAATTAAATTAGTAGTGATTTACGCCTATTCCCTTAACTGCATGGATGATTTGGAGACTTTTTTAGCCATACCGTAACATTGCTCATTTCAACAATAAGATTTTGCTCGATTCCGATTATGTAAACATGTTAAGATGGTTCGTGTGCAGAAACTTAAGCAGTATGATGCATGATATATTCGGGCACAATTAGTCTACCTAAACAAGtggaaaaaattacaaaaaaatcaaGTGAAAAAACAATACGTGGCTAAAGCAGTGTTTATACCCAAAAATTCAATTAATATGAGTTTACTTTTTGATTAGCTCACTCAACTCAATTGCGCAGTGTACACATGCTAAAAGCTTAAAGGCGACTCTTGCTGATTCACATGGGAATCCTGTGATGTGCTCCCGCGATAATTTGTAATCCAGGAGCATTGTTCCAGCAACATTTCACTTTTATCTCTTATGTAACTCGTTTTCATGGTTTAGGCTACAATGGTTCCTTTTTATCGCTCAGTGACTTTT is part of the Primulina eburnea isolate SZY01 chromosome 1, ASM2296580v1, whole genome shotgun sequence genome and encodes:
- the LOC140841510 gene encoding histone deacetylase 19-like, which translates into the protein METGGNSLPSGPDGVKRKVSYFYDPEVGNYYYGQGHPMKPHRIRMTHALLAHYGLLHQMHVLKPNPAREKDLCRFHADDYVSFLRNITPETQQDQLRQLKKFNVGEDCPVFDGLYSFCQTYAGGSVGGAVKLNHGHCDIAINWAGGLHHAKKCEASGFCYVNDIVLAILELLKVHERVLYVDIDIHHGDGVEEAFYTTDRVMTVSFHKFGDYFPGTGDIRDVGFGKGKYYSLNVPLDDGIDDESYQSLFKPIMGKVMELFRPGAVVLQCGADSLSGDRLGCFNLSIKGHAECVKFMRTFNVPLLLLGGGGYTIRNVARCWCYETGVALGVELEDKMPQHEYYEYFGPDYTLHVAPSNMENKNSRHLLEEIRSKLLDYLSKLQHAPSVQFQERPPDTEIQEVDEDYDVAEERGETDFYMDVDDECKPLPGRVKSEFLEAEARHTGDIREGECNGEVDLNPLKPIA